The proteins below come from a single Patescibacteria group bacterium genomic window:
- a CDS encoding DUF1653 domain-containing protein produces MKIKPGKYKHYKGGEYEVLGIAIHNETLEELVVYRALYESAEFGKNALWVRPLSRFIEMLEIDGKMVPRFEPVIK; encoded by the coding sequence ATGAAAATAAAACCGGGAAAATACAAACATTACAAGGGAGGAGAGTATGAGGTTTTAGGAATTGCAATACATAACGAAACGCTCGAAGAGTTGGTTGTGTATAGAGCGCTATATGAATCAGCGGAATTCGGTAAGAATGCTTTATGGGTCAGGCCTCTGTCTAGATTCATCGAGATGCTAGAAATAGACGGAAAAATGGTGCCTCGATTTGAGCCCGTAATTAAATAA
- the amrB gene encoding AmmeMemoRadiSam system protein B, whose protein sequence is MISKKFVKSFPAVILIIIAGLAWLVSDSRATQKYTVKQEMNSAQFFADDFYASLNKLEITSDCDKGFRAGITTHHSLASGLVDQFFRCIQRNTDPKTVILIGPNHYSGGSSGAITGQNDWQTPFGTLPASEEMINRLAGVSVEINDRVVENDHAIAFIVPYIKYYLPNTKIVPLLIRSSFTKNEVDGLITQISETIDEETIIIGSIDFSHYQNIAQGSINDAETKVIITERNLSDVYQNGDEHYDSAPGIYAILSFLKNNNIASTYELNHSSSSEFTPATQNVTTYFNWLFY, encoded by the coding sequence TTGATTAGCAAAAAATTTGTAAAATCTTTTCCGGCAGTAATTTTAATTATTATTGCCGGTTTGGCTTGGCTAGTCAGCGATTCGCGAGCCACACAAAAATATACTGTAAAGCAGGAAATGAATTCAGCTCAATTTTTTGCAGATGATTTCTATGCTTCTTTGAACAAGCTAGAGATTACATCTGATTGTGATAAAGGATTCAGAGCCGGTATTACCACCCATCACAGCTTGGCAAGTGGTTTAGTGGATCAATTTTTCCGCTGTATTCAAAGAAATACGGATCCAAAAACTGTGATTCTGATCGGACCGAACCACTATTCGGGCGGGAGTAGCGGGGCTATAACCGGACAAAACGATTGGCAGACTCCTTTTGGCACATTGCCTGCATCAGAAGAAATGATAAATCGACTGGCTGGAGTATCCGTTGAAATAAACGACCGGGTTGTTGAAAATGATCACGCAATTGCATTTATTGTTCCGTATATCAAATATTATTTGCCGAACACTAAAATTGTTCCACTGCTTATCCGTTCCAGTTTCACTAAAAATGAAGTGGATGGTCTTATTACGCAGATTTCGGAAACCATTGATGAAGAAACAATAATAATCGGATCAATAGATTTTTCCCATTATCAAAATATAGCCCAGGGATCAATCAATGATGCCGAAACAAAAGTAATTATTACAGAAAGAAATTTGTCGGATGTTTATCAAAATGGAGACGAACATTATGATTCAGCACCGGGAATTTATGCAATATTGTCATTTCTTAAAAATAATAACATAGCATCGACTTACGAACTGAATCACTCATCCTCTTCGGAATTCACTCCAGCCACACAAAATGTGACCACATATTTTAACTGGTTGTTTTACTAA
- a CDS encoding alpha-2-macroglobulin family protein, whose protein sequence is MQEINQTPVQPAKPKWSYNWLIATFAFVILVAVVLYGIFYFLGDKNGNETADEPVFVPVSLEFADNNFNLTADNQDRLGVAKDTQFTLTSEEPITENVVEKSLSVTPQVEFAVQEINANEFKIVPAVQLEDGGVYQFKVATAVNTEAGANEEQGREYSWAYQIKTPLKIVHTLPGDKTTSVPSDSGIEITFSTDTFYDFEKYFEISPSVEGTFEQHKRTMVFVPKQLESEKLYQVKIKAGLPFNGTDNVLEEDYVFQFETSDNSGSASEQYFNFSKTLNSFDSVSEPVFEVYNFPQGTEREFVLYQFESFDQFKESFNSYLTYPGWAYYARRNQQYSVDDLTEVMRFSAAPEEYSYNNYLVFPESIPAGYYIVQTIIDGQPVQSWVQVSNQSAFSTVSETKTLVWVNNVDTHGPVAGATVSLSENDLSATTDIQGVAFFGTPDILKTANPDKSYYFTITGPGGEQIIIPATSEYGYYRYSDWNGENNTTQFWDYLYLDRPIYQKTDTVKFWGLAKPRDGQDQPSNITVKLNGYDYQPYSYEQINIAEANVAVNASGTYIGEFSFSNLEPGYYTLNVFVGEALLSTKQVYVEEYVKPHYTLSATSEKKVMVIDEPNNINIKSEFFDGTVVPNIETSYGSMYGSGSVTTDESGNASFQVTPTAQYDNPHTDYVTISSSGAENAEISTSLKYKIFNSDIWLDVETDTNNETATINTDLHYLDFAAMNADDYDIWSEMILSDPVANHQITGKIKKVIYDKVETGQYYDFINKVTRKTYSYNRHADPIQDVNITTDEQGNADYSFTMEDDQEYEIDLQYTDFAGRTIGLTRGIWNGINYYSSSDTNLSLQNTDDKEYLLNEQANFSLYKQDVTLPVNVPGNSYLYYQAKLGLLNYSVEQDPDYSFTFQEQNIPNTYVNGVWFDGKNYETSNQYYYDNVQAVFDSKNQVLDLQVTADKARYEPGEDVVLTVNTKNVDAQPVSAKVNLNLVDEAIYSLREDVANPISEIYESVSSGIYQTYVSHEKVSYDLAAERGGCFVQGTPILMADGTTKPIEQIKENDRILTRSSENNSEMVPAHISKTFEHLVDEYLIINGTLEITPNHILWVNGSWQSAESIKIGDWLLNANNERVMVETINKKVAPVFVYNLSVDQYHTFIASNIYVHNDKGDARKNFQDAILFTEVETNNQGRATVKFTLPDDITSWRVTAQAISDNLQVGLTTEQIPVSLPFFVETNLAKEYLVGDRPTIELLAYGDGLSNGDVVEFKLKNEALGLDETVDGTAFNPTEINLPIMPEGDYEIVVSGKINELEDAIVKKTSVVESHWQHEKVSFSTLSENISIPGNTNGQTTLQFMDKNRGYFYRDLMGLYYSWGERVDQSYAKYMAASLMNSYFGDQQALPEFDGGLYQRSDGGIGILPYSSSEILLSANLAGLAPDEFDRSNLTNYFNLKLADNGAGLDEVVWSLYGLANLGEPVLNSIIDVLKNQSVNNQQSLYLALGLERLGAGEYARTVYKKIISETAEEFDAYLRIKIGEDEDDYLQYTMLAALLASRIGEEGEEQLFSYVRDNWPEDILINIEKLMYLQSAIPKLPNEPVSFNYTVGDRSEDVALQKAERYAVSVSNEELADLSFTRISGTVGVISYYQELANPETITVDPQIAINRTYSVIGRTDANRFSEGDIVKITLNGTINPNAIDDAYQVTDYVPAGLAIVSRPYQSMFNGDFDSSWPYKIDGQKISFLLWKTWNKPIVYYARVRNKGVFRAEPAMIQGFQAKSSINMLFESSQIEID, encoded by the coding sequence ATGCAGGAAATAAATCAAACACCCGTACAGCCAGCTAAACCAAAGTGGAGTTACAACTGGCTGATCGCGACGTTTGCATTTGTTATATTAGTTGCCGTAGTTTTATACGGCATTTTTTATTTTCTGGGAGATAAAAACGGAAATGAAACTGCTGATGAACCTGTTTTTGTCCCGGTAAGCCTGGAATTTGCCGATAATAATTTCAACCTGACAGCGGATAATCAGGATCGGCTGGGTGTTGCCAAAGATACTCAATTCACTCTGACCAGTGAAGAACCAATAACAGAAAACGTGGTAGAAAAGAGCCTATCTGTTACACCGCAGGTGGAATTCGCCGTGCAGGAAATCAATGCAAATGAATTTAAGATCGTTCCGGCTGTTCAGCTGGAAGATGGAGGAGTTTACCAGTTCAAAGTTGCAACAGCGGTGAATACAGAAGCGGGCGCAAATGAAGAACAAGGCAGAGAATACAGCTGGGCGTATCAGATAAAAACTCCGCTGAAGATTGTCCACACATTGCCCGGGGATAAGACAACATCAGTGCCGTCGGATTCAGGAATTGAAATTACTTTTTCTACTGATACTTTCTACGATTTTGAAAAATATTTTGAAATCAGCCCGTCAGTGGAAGGGACTTTTGAACAGCATAAAAGGACTATGGTATTTGTTCCGAAACAGCTTGAATCAGAAAAACTTTACCAGGTAAAAATTAAAGCCGGCTTGCCGTTTAATGGAACTGACAACGTTTTGGAGGAAGATTACGTATTTCAATTTGAAACCAGTGATAACAGCGGTTCAGCATCGGAGCAGTATTTTAATTTCAGTAAAACACTGAACAGTTTTGATTCTGTATCAGAACCTGTGTTTGAGGTTTATAATTTTCCGCAGGGAACTGAGCGCGAATTTGTACTTTACCAGTTTGAAAGTTTTGACCAATTCAAAGAATCGTTCAATTCGTATCTGACATATCCCGGCTGGGCTTACTATGCCCGCAGAAACCAGCAATATTCGGTGGATGATTTGACGGAAGTAATGCGTTTTTCCGCCGCTCCGGAAGAATATTCTTATAATAATTACCTGGTTTTCCCGGAAAGTATTCCGGCAGGGTATTATATAGTTCAAACAATTATTGATGGTCAGCCGGTACAATCATGGGTTCAGGTCAGTAACCAGTCCGCTTTCAGCACTGTCAGCGAAACAAAGACGCTGGTTTGGGTGAACAATGTTGATACGCACGGGCCGGTTGCCGGTGCAACAGTCTCATTGTCGGAAAATGATTTGTCGGCTACGACAGACATACAAGGTGTGGCGTTTTTCGGTACGCCGGATATATTAAAAACAGCAAACCCGGATAAATCATATTATTTTACAATCACCGGGCCAGGTGGTGAGCAGATAATAATTCCAGCAACCAGCGAATACGGTTACTACCGGTATAGTGACTGGAATGGAGAAAATAACACAACGCAATTCTGGGATTATTTATATCTCGACCGGCCGATCTACCAGAAAACAGATACCGTAAAATTCTGGGGTTTAGCGAAGCCTCGTGACGGGCAGGATCAACCGAGTAATATCACTGTAAAATTAAACGGATATGATTATCAACCTTACAGCTATGAACAAATAAACATTGCCGAAGCGAATGTCGCGGTCAATGCCAGCGGTACCTATATCGGTGAGTTTTCGTTCAGTAATCTGGAGCCGGGTTATTACACGCTGAATGTTTTTGTCGGTGAGGCGTTACTGAGCACAAAGCAGGTATATGTGGAGGAGTACGTTAAACCGCATTACACTCTATCAGCAACGAGTGAGAAAAAAGTAATGGTAATCGATGAACCGAACAACATCAATATTAAATCAGAATTTTTTGACGGAACTGTAGTACCAAATATTGAGACTAGCTATGGAAGCATGTACGGATCTGGCAGTGTCACTACTGATGAATCGGGGAATGCATCATTCCAGGTAACTCCGACAGCTCAATATGATAACCCGCATACTGACTATGTTACGATATCATCGTCCGGCGCAGAAAATGCGGAAATATCCACTTCACTGAAATACAAAATATTCAACTCCGATATCTGGTTAGATGTTGAAACGGACACAAATAACGAGACAGCGACCATTAATACTGATTTGCATTATTTGGATTTCGCGGCAATGAACGCGGATGATTACGACATCTGGTCTGAGATGATTTTAAGCGATCCGGTTGCGAATCATCAGATTACCGGCAAAATTAAGAAAGTAATATATGATAAGGTTGAAACAGGGCAGTATTATGATTTTATCAACAAAGTGACCAGAAAAACATATTCATATAACAGGCATGCGGATCCAATTCAGGATGTTAATATCACTACAGATGAACAGGGTAATGCTGATTATTCTTTTACAATGGAGGATGATCAGGAATATGAAATAGATCTGCAATATACGGATTTTGCCGGGAGGACTATAGGCTTAACAAGAGGAATATGGAACGGTATTAACTACTATTCGTCATCTGATACTAATCTGTCTCTGCAGAATACGGATGATAAAGAATACCTGCTGAATGAGCAGGCAAACTTCTCCCTCTATAAACAGGATGTTACACTTCCGGTTAACGTGCCGGGCAATTCCTATCTTTACTACCAGGCGAAGCTTGGTCTGTTGAATTACTCTGTTGAACAGGATCCGGATTACTCTTTCACATTTCAGGAGCAGAATATTCCGAATACATATGTGAATGGTGTTTGGTTTGACGGAAAAAATTATGAGACATCAAATCAATACTATTACGATAATGTGCAGGCGGTATTTGATTCCAAAAACCAGGTCCTGGATTTACAAGTTACGGCGGATAAAGCCAGGTACGAACCGGGAGAAGATGTAGTATTGACTGTTAACACGAAAAATGTTGACGCACAACCGGTTTCTGCCAAAGTAAATTTGAATCTGGTGGATGAAGCCATATACAGTTTGCGTGAAGATGTTGCAAATCCGATTTCTGAAATATATGAATCGGTCAGTAGCGGAATTTACCAGACCTACGTTTCACACGAAAAGGTTTCATATGATCTTGCGGCGGAGCGCGGGGGCTGTTTTGTACAGGGGACGCCAATTTTAATGGCCGATGGTACGACCAAGCCAATTGAACAGATTAAAGAGAATGACCGGATCTTAACGCGTTCATCTGAAAATAATTCTGAAATGGTTCCGGCACATATCAGTAAAACTTTTGAACATCTGGTGGATGAATACTTGATCATCAACGGCACTCTGGAGATTACACCGAATCATATATTATGGGTTAATGGTAGCTGGCAGTCAGCTGAAAGCATTAAAATTGGTGACTGGCTTCTAAATGCTAATAATGAACGAGTGATGGTAGAAACTATCAATAAGAAAGTAGCACCAGTTTTTGTCTATAATTTGTCAGTTGACCAGTATCATACCTTTATCGCATCCAATATCTATGTCCACAATGACAAAGGCGACGCGAGAAAGAATTTCCAGGATGCTATCCTGTTTACAGAGGTAGAAACGAATAACCAGGGTAGAGCGACGGTAAAATTCACTCTGCCGGATGACATAACATCCTGGCGGGTAACAGCACAGGCAATCAGCGACAATCTCCAGGTCGGCCTGACCACAGAACAGATTCCGGTGTCACTGCCTTTCTTTGTTGAAACAAATCTGGCAAAGGAATATCTTGTTGGCGACCGTCCGACAATTGAATTACTGGCCTACGGAGACGGCCTGTCGAACGGAGATGTTGTTGAATTCAAGTTAAAAAATGAAGCGCTGGGTCTGGACGAAACTGTGGATGGAACGGCATTTAATCCGACTGAGATCAATCTTCCGATAATGCCAGAGGGGGACTATGAGATAGTGGTCAGCGGAAAAATAAATGAATTGGAAGACGCGATTGTTAAAAAAACCAGCGTTGTAGAGAGTCATTGGCAGCATGAGAAAGTCAGTTTCAGTACTTTGTCGGAAAACATCTCAATTCCGGGAAATACAAACGGGCAGACAACATTGCAATTCATGGATAAAAATAGAGGTTATTTTTACCGGGATTTAATGGGCTTGTATTATTCGTGGGGGGAGCGGGTAGATCAAAGTTATGCAAAATACATGGCAGCTTCGCTCATGAATTCGTACTTCGGGGATCAGCAGGCACTGCCGGAATTTGATGGAGGATTATATCAGAGATCGGATGGTGGTATCGGTATACTGCCTTATTCCTCATCGGAAATACTGCTTTCTGCTAACCTTGCTGGTCTTGCTCCAGATGAATTTGATCGCAGTAATTTAACAAATTATTTTAATCTGAAACTTGCCGATAACGGTGCGGGACTGGATGAAGTGGTCTGGTCATTATACGGCCTGGCAAATCTCGGTGAGCCGGTGCTAAACTCCATAATTGATGTACTAAAAAACCAAAGTGTAAATAATCAACAATCTCTGTATCTGGCATTGGGGCTTGAAAGACTGGGTGCCGGTGAATACGCGCGTACTGTGTATAAGAAGATTATCAGCGAGACTGCAGAGGAGTTTGACGCGTACTTGAGGATAAAGATCGGCGAGGATGAAGATGACTATCTGCAATATACTATGCTGGCCGCGCTACTTGCCAGCCGGATCGGGGAGGAGGGCGAAGAGCAGTTGTTTTCCTACGTGCGTGACAATTGGCCGGAGGATATTCTTATTAATATAGAAAAACTGATGTATCTGCAATCGGCTATTCCAAAACTACCGAATGAGCCGGTCAGTTTCAACTATACTGTCGGTGACCGTAGTGAAGATGTGGCCTTGCAAAAAGCGGAGCGGTATGCCGTCTCAGTTTCAAATGAGGAGCTTGCTGATCTGTCATTCACCAGAATATCCGGCACTGTCGGTGTTATCAGTTATTATCAGGAACTCGCTAATCCGGAAACTATTACAGTTGACCCACAAATCGCAATCAACCGGACGTATTCGGTCATTGGCAGGACAGACGCAAACAGATTCAGCGAGGGAGATATTGTAAAAATTACGCTGAATGGCACGATTAATCCAAATGCGATTGATGATGCTTACCAGGTAACAGATTATGTCCCGGCTGGGTTGGCAATTGTAAGCAGGCCATATCAAAGTATGTTCAATGGGGATTTTGATTCCAGTTGGCCATACAAAATTGACGGCCAAAAAATTAGTTTCCTGCTATGGAAAACCTGGAACAAACCGATTGTGTATTATGCTCGCGTGCGTAACAAAGGCGTATTTCGGGCAGAGCCGGCGATGATCCAGGGCTTTCAGGCAAAAAGCAGTATCAACATGTTATTTGAGTCATCCCAAATTGAAATTGATTAG
- a CDS encoding nitronate monooxygenase family protein — protein sequence MEVLGNARELVKTAVAERVRMLVVGAGLWMDLPRHVEDTEVALVPIVGNVRATNLILRNWDRKYGRVPGAVIVEGPLAGGHLGHSLADLADPENVCLERIIPAVLQVIEPYQQKYGIKIPVIAAGGIHDGHDMARMLRLGASGVQIATSFVVCDECTAHPNFKQMYLDCTEDDLVVIKSPVGMPAKAIVNPFVRGLASNVATRVVCPYHCLKSCKREQALYCIAERLTMAYNGDVTNGLVFAGAKAHLLKKTTTVRGVIQGLLADLKEEGFVPSVPLT from the coding sequence ATGGAGGTGCTCGGTAACGCGCGGGAACTGGTCAAAACGGCAGTTGCAGAACGGGTCCGCATGCTGGTGGTCGGCGCCGGCTTGTGGATGGATCTCCCGCGTCATGTTGAGGATACGGAAGTAGCCCTAGTTCCCATTGTGGGCAATGTGCGCGCGACCAATCTGATTCTGCGCAACTGGGACCGCAAATACGGCCGGGTACCTGGCGCAGTGATCGTGGAAGGACCGCTTGCCGGTGGACATCTGGGCCATTCGCTTGCGGATCTGGCTGATCCTGAGAATGTCTGTCTTGAAAGAATCATTCCTGCGGTTTTACAGGTGATTGAACCATATCAGCAAAAATATGGTATCAAGATTCCTGTAATCGCTGCGGGTGGAATTCACGACGGACACGACATGGCCCGCATGCTTCGCTTGGGAGCATCCGGTGTGCAGATAGCCACCAGTTTCGTCGTTTGTGATGAATGTACAGCGCATCCGAATTTCAAGCAGATGTATCTGGACTGCACAGAAGATGATCTGGTGGTCATCAAAAGCCCGGTTGGGATGCCGGCCAAAGCTATCGTCAATCCATTCGTGCGTGGGTTGGCGAGTAATGTCGCAACAAGAGTCGTGTGCCCTTATCATTGCCTCAAATCGTGCAAAAGAGAACAAGCGCTCTATTGCATTGCTGAAAGGCTGACGATGGCATACAACGGCGATGTAACCAACGGATTGGTTTTCGCCGGCGCCAAGGCACATCTGCTCAAAAAGACTACAACCGTAAGGGGGGTGATTCAGGGATTGCTTGCCGATCTCAAGGAGGAGGGATTTGTACCTTCAGTTCCATTAACGTGA